CACTAGTTACTATATTCTTTGGAACCTCTACACCGTTGCTTTCGTCTTCAAGAAGCAACTCGCATAAAGAACGAATACTGGCAATTCTTTCTCTAAACTGTCCAGGTTTTTGCGTACTTACTTTTGCCTTATGTAACTCATTTTCAATTTGCTGGATTACTTTTTCTACACTGATATTCAGATAAATCACCACCAAACTTTATTAACACAATCCAATAAATCCTATTATACTATGGCTTTTTTCTGAAAGCGAATACCAACCAAATTAAGCACTATTTTAATCGAACGGTGGTATACTAAAAAAGTTAATTTTTAGGAGGTAATGTAATTTGAACTATAAAATGATCGTTTTGGATATCGATGACACACTTTTAACGGATCAACATGTTATTTCGCAAAAAACGAAGGAAGCTTTACTCAAAGCTCAAGATATGGGTGTAAAAGTAGTGTTAGCTTCCGGTAGACCAACCTTTGCTATGCATAAGTTAGCCGAGGAACTATTACTACATGATTATGGTAGCTATGTCCTATCATTTAACGGAGGAATCATTACTGACTATCGAACAAAAAATAATGTTTATGAATGTACACTAACAAAAGAGCAAGCACATGAACTTTATGAGATTAGTAAGAAACATAATGTCTTCGTTCATACATATGTTGAAAATGATATTATTACAGAAAAAGGTAATCAATATACTGATATCGAAGGCCAGCTCACAGGCATGCCTATTAAAGAAGTAAGCAGCTTTACTGAGCATGTGCAAAATGACGTTGTAAAATTGTTAATGTTGGAAGATCCAGAAAAATTAGCTCAAGTTGAAAAAACACTTCAAAAAGAGCTTGAAGGTAAAATTAGTGTCATGCGCTCGAAGCCATTCTTTTTAGAACTAACGAACAGTGAAGTAGATAAAGGTAAAAGTCTAAATCATTTAATTCAAATTTTAGGAATTCGACAGGACGAAGTAATCGCTGTAGGAGATGGATATAATGACCTACCAATGATTAAATTTGCGGGTCTAGGTGTTGCGATGGGAAATGCACCTCAAGAAATTAAGCAACAAGCAGATTATGTCACTGATACAAATAACGAAGATGGCGTCGCTAAAGTTGTTGAAAAGTTTATATTGAGTAATAAGTAATGAATGCAAGAAAGGGCTGTCTTTTTAGACAACCCTTCTTTAAACTTCATTTATAAACTACTCTACTGTCCAGTCAATCGGTTCTAGTTGAAGTTCTACTAGTTTTTGGTTAATTTGTGAAAATGGTTTACTCCCAAAGAACCCTCTACTAGCTGACAATGGACTTGGATGGTTTGACTTTAATATGACGTGGTGGTTACTCGTAATCAACTCTTCTTTAGCTTGAGCATGTTTACCCCATAGAACAAAAATAATCGGACGATCTTGCTTATTTAACTCGGATAAGATTGTATTCGTAAATAGTTCCCATCCTTTATTTTTATGCGAATTCGGTTCCCCTTCACGAACAGTTAAAACAGTATTTAATAATAAAATCCCCTGCTTCGCCCACTTTATTAAATAACCACTCGTTGGAATTTCTACCCCTAAATCTTTGTTTAATTCCTTATAAATATTTCTTAATGAAGGAGGTATTTTTACTCCAGGTAATACAGAAAAACTTAAACCATGTGCTTGACCTGGCTGATGATAAGGATCTTGTCCAATAATCACAACTTTACAATTTTCATATGAACACTCGTTTAAAGCCTGAAATAAATGCTCTTTGGCAGGGTATATTGTTTGTTCACTGTATTCTTTTTCAAGAAATGCCAATAAATCTTTAAAATACGGTTTTTCAAACTCTGGTTTTAATTTTTCTCTCCAATCTGATGATAGTTGAAGCAATGAAATACCACCTTTCCTGACGAAATTTCCCGAGAAATAGATCTGTTTTGTTGTTTCTTGTCGTTGTTCGCAGTTATTAATAGATTACTTGAATTAGCAAAATTGCGATGATGATTTGAAAACCTACGATGCTTAATGCATAAAGTGAAAGCGACTTCCCATGTTTAATGATCATTTTTAGATTTACATTTAAACCGATTGCAGCCAATGCAATAATCTCAAATAAATGACTAGTCTTATTTGAAATATTCGTAGCCCAACTTGGTAGCAATCCTAAACTACAAAAAACACAAAGGATGACAAACCCAATTACATACCAAGGAAATTGAATTTTTACTTTTTCAATAGATTCCTCTGCTAAGTGTCTTCTTTTTATAGTAGATAAGCTAAAAACTACAACAACTAAAAAAACTACTCGAATTAGTTTAAATAAAGTGGCATAATTCTTTACCTCATCATTTACTAAACTACCGCTAGCAACTACTTGTCCAACTGATTGTAATGTACTTCCGATAAGTGCTGAGGTGGGCAATGTTTCTGAGTGATATAGTACAGATGCTATTAAAGGCAGAATAAACATTAAAACAGTTCCCATCATATTTACGAGTGTGACAGCCAATCCTTTTTCTTCTTGTGTGGCTTGTATAGCTGGGGCTGTTGCTCCAATTGCTGACGAACCGCAAACTGCATTTCCACTTGCCATTAAATAGCTAAAATTTAAACCAAAACCTAATTTTTCGCCTAACCAGATCGTAAAAATAATGACTAAACACATTTGTGTTACGATTAACAAAATTCCTTTTAATCCTAGTAGGCTAATCATTTGAATGCTGATCGTTGCTCCTAATAAAAATATTGAGACCTCTAATAATTTACTTTCTGCAAACTTTCTACCGCCTTCAAAATAAGGCTTTAGATGTACTGTATTACCGACAATCAACCCGATTAATATTGAAAATGTTGCAGCTCCAACCGGCAATATATAAGAAAATGTTTCACTAATAAGTGCAATAAAAAGGCAAAGAATTACCCCCGGAATAACTTTATAAATATTCCCCATATTATTCTCCAAGCTTTCATTAAAATATTATTCTATCTTTGAATATTATGTAACGAAAAAAGAAATTCGACAAGATTCTTGTCGAATTTCCAAATTTATCATATTTTAACATTTAATTTTT
This genomic interval from Gottfriedia acidiceleris contains the following:
- a CDS encoding YwdI family protein gives rise to the protein MIYLNISVEKVIQQIENELHKAKVSTQKPGQFRERIASIRSLCELLLEDESNGVEVPKNIVTSGIVQSIPSQPIMSRPSVMPKLDDSEQSGSLLDF
- a CDS encoding Cof-type HAD-IIB family hydrolase; amino-acid sequence: MNYKMIVLDIDDTLLTDQHVISQKTKEALLKAQDMGVKVVLASGRPTFAMHKLAEELLLHDYGSYVLSFNGGIITDYRTKNNVYECTLTKEQAHELYEISKKHNVFVHTYVENDIITEKGNQYTDIEGQLTGMPIKEVSSFTEHVQNDVVKLLMLEDPEKLAQVEKTLQKELEGKISVMRSKPFFLELTNSEVDKGKSLNHLIQILGIRQDEVIAVGDGYNDLPMIKFAGLGVAMGNAPQEIKQQADYVTDTNNEDGVAKVVEKFILSNK
- a CDS encoding uracil-DNA glycosylase, yielding MLQLSSDWREKLKPEFEKPYFKDLLAFLEKEYSEQTIYPAKEHLFQALNECSYENCKVVIIGQDPYHQPGQAHGLSFSVLPGVKIPPSLRNIYKELNKDLGVEIPTSGYLIKWAKQGILLLNTVLTVREGEPNSHKNKGWELFTNTILSELNKQDRPIIFVLWGKHAQAKEELITSNHHVILKSNHPSPLSASRGFFGSKPFSQINQKLVELQLEPIDWTVE
- a CDS encoding YeiH family protein — encoded protein: MGNIYKVIPGVILCLFIALISETFSYILPVGAATFSILIGLIVGNTVHLKPYFEGGRKFAESKLLEVSIFLLGATISIQMISLLGLKGILLIVTQMCLVIIFTIWLGEKLGFGLNFSYLMASGNAVCGSSAIGATAPAIQATQEEKGLAVTLVNMMGTVLMFILPLIASVLYHSETLPTSALIGSTLQSVGQVVASGSLVNDEVKNYATLFKLIRVVFLVVVVFSLSTIKRRHLAEESIEKVKIQFPWYVIGFVILCVFCSLGLLPSWATNISNKTSHLFEIIALAAIGLNVNLKMIIKHGKSLSLYALSIVGFQIIIAILLIQVIY